The DNA segment CCGTCCGGCAGGAGCGGAAAACGGCTAAGACTTTGGAAACCAGTCTGATGACGGTGGCGGTATGGCTGGCAAAGTATATCCGGATTGATGAATATAAGCGGGGCCGGATGGCAAATGTGCTAAAGGCCAGTGGAATGAATGTGACACCGGAGGTTTACCTCGCGTATGCGTTAACGAAAGCCGGAGCTGTCCTTTTGGGGATTATCCCGTGTGTGTTTCTGCTGCCTCTTTTGTCGCCAATCGTAGCCATCTTAGCGGTACTCCTTTATTTTAAGGAGACGCAGAAAGCAGACGAAAAGATGAAAGCAAAGCGGGAGGAAATAGAGGGAGAGCTGCCAAGGATGGTGGCCACCATTGAGCAGGAACTGAAAGCCAGCCGCAACGTGATCGGGATGTTGGAACGGTTCAAGATGAACGCAGGGCCGGCCCTGACCGGGGAGCTGGATATCCTGCTGGCGGACATGCGCTCCTCAAACTATGAGGCGGCTTTGACACGATTTGAAGCACGGCTCAATTCTCCCATGTTGTCCGATGTGGTACGGGGACTGATTGGAGTGCTGCGCGGCGATGACAGCGCCGTCTATTTTCAGATGCTGGCTCACGATTTCAAGCAGATTGAACTGCAGCGGTTAAAGGCCCAGGCCCAGAAAATCCCGCCGAAGATCCGCGTATTCTCCTTTGCCATGCTGATGTGCTTCCTGCTGACCTATCTTGCAATCATCTGCTATGTGGCCATCCAGAGCCTTGGCGGGATGTTTTAAGGAGGGGGATCGTGAAAAAGAAACTTTGCACGTTATGGAGAGAAAAACGTGGGGAAGGTTATGTGGATGTCATCGTTCTGGTG comes from the Eubacteriaceae bacterium Marseille-Q4139 genome and includes:
- a CDS encoding secretion protein F, whose product is MMGLLFFFGTFLALGMFFLSAAVLRLPTIGAASAMLGTVRQERKTAKTLETSLMTVAVWLAKYIRIDEYKRGRMANVLKASGMNVTPEVYLAYALTKAGAVLLGIIPCVFLLPLLSPIVAILAVLLYFKETQKADEKMKAKREEIEGELPRMVATIEQELKASRNVIGMLERFKMNAGPALTGELDILLADMRSSNYEAALTRFEARLNSPMLSDVVRGLIGVLRGDDSAVYFQMLAHDFKQIELQRLKAQAQKIPPKIRVFSFAMLMCFLLTYLAIICYVAIQSLGGMF